ACGATTTATCTCAGATTACATGGTCTACATTAGTCCCCCAAAAATGGCGAAATGGGATAAATACCTCTCAAAATAATGATTTAAAGAAATGGTATTCCTATGAAAAGGACCCTTTTTTTGATTTCAAAAAAAAACAAAATTTGAAAATCTATTTATTATCAAATAAAGAGGATAATTTTGAAAAAAACTATAGATATGATCTTTTATCATATAAATATATTCATTCTGAAACTAAGAAAAAATCCTGTATTTATAGAACATCATTAGAAAGAAATAAAAAGAAAAAGCAGGAAAATTCCACCAGAAAAATTTTTAACATACTCAAGAATATTCCTATAAAGAATTATCTAGGAAAAAGTGATATTATATATATGGAAAAAAATACGGATAGAAAATATTTGGGGTGGAAATTTAATACAAAAATTCAGGTTGAACCTAATAAGGACCAAATAAAGGATCAATTTCATATTTTTTATCTTCCAATTGATTCAAATTGCGAAATAAATTACAAAAAGGTCTTTTTTTATTGGATGGAAATGTCTTTTGATTGGATGGGAATGAATGAAAAATTCTTAATTTTAAATCACCTCATATCAAATCCGAAAGTTTTTTTCTTTCCAGAGTTTGTGATACTATATCATAAATATAAAGAGAAACCTTGGTTTATCCCAAGCAACTTACTCTTTTTTAATTTGAATATAAAACCAAATTTTAGTGAAAATCAAAATAGCAAGGCAAAGCAAGAGCAGGATGATAATTTTTTAAATTTTAGCCCAGCAAATTCAAAACAATATTTTGAATTAAAGAAGCAAAACAATATTGACGAATCTTTTTTAGAATCGATTGAAAAACTAAAAATACTCTTTAAAGGAGATTTTCCTTTGCAGTTAAGATGGACTGGACGTTTGAATCAATTGAACCAAAAAATGATGAATAATATCCAGATATATGGTCTTCTGGTTAGCCTCATAAATGTAAGAAAAATTACTATATCCTATATTCAAAGAAAAGAAATTAATCTGGATATAATGAGGAGGCGTTTAAATCTTACACAATTAACGAAAAAGGGAATATTAATTATGGAACCTGCCCGTCTATCTATAAAAAATGATGGACAGTTTTTTATGTATCAAATAATAGGTATTTCATTGGTTCATAAAAGTAAGCACCAAAGTAACCGAAACCCCAAAAATGTTGCTAAGAAAAATTTTGATGAATCCATTTCAAGACATAAAATAAAAACTCTAAATAGAGACAAAAAGACTTCTGATTTGCTTGTTCCTGAAAAGATTTTATCGTCTAAACGTCGTAGAGAATTGAGAATTCTAATTTCTTTCAATTTGAATTTAAAGAATCAGAAGGGTGTGCATAAAAATAAATTATTTTGCAAAGAGAACAGACTAAAAAACTGGAGTCAATTTTTAGATGAAAGTAAAAATATCCACAGAAAAAAAAATGAATTAATTAAATTAAAGTTCTTTTTTTGGCCCAATTATCGATTAGAAGATTTAGCTTGTATGAATCGCTATTGGTTTGATACCAATAATGGGAGCCGTTTGAGTATGTTAAGGATATCTATGTATCCCTGATTTAATTTTTGAGTTTTCTATATATTCTGGTGTTCTATTCTATCAATCATCTTTTTCTTTTTTCTTCTGTCGAGGATCTATAAATATCCCTGTTATATGCAAGCAACCTGATACATATATTCGCTGTCTTACATCCCAGTCTAGGATACTCCAATAATAAGGAAATGGCGTATCCATCAATTAAAGCTATAAATTAATCTTTGTACTAAACTATTTGATATTGTATCACTATCCAAATGAACTCCAAAATTGGAGTTAGTAATGTTAATTGATAAAAACAGGAATCTATAATAAATAATTAAATTATCATTATTGTGTATACTACATTAAAATTTCTGACATTATTATTACTGATCCATAAAAAAAATATCTGTAAAAAGGGGGTGTGAAATTCTTTTATGGTAAAAAATTCATTTATTTCAATTATTTTGCAAGAACAAGAAGAAAACAAAGAAAACAGTGGATCTGTTGAATTTCAAGTAGTAAGTTTCACCAACAAGATACGAAGACTTACTTCACATTTGGAATTGCACAAAAAAGATTATTTATCTCAGAGAGGTCTGCGGAAAATTCTGGGAAAACGTCAACGGCTACTGGCTTATTTGTCAAAAAAAAATAGAGCACGTTATAAAGAATTAATAGGGCAGTTGAATATTCGAGAGAGAAAAACTCGTTAATTTGAAGAGTTAGTTTGAGTTTGATGAACTTCTTTTCGCTTTCAGCAATTCATGGAAGAATGAATCAGGAAAAACCTATGACTGTACCAGCTACAAGAAAAGACCTCATGATAGTCAATATGGGACCTCACCACCCATCAATGCATGGTGTTCTTCGACTCATTGTTACTCTAGATGGTGAAGATGTTATTGACTGTGAACCCATATTGGGTTATTTACACAGAGGTATGGAAAAAATT
The sequence above is a segment of the Erigeron canadensis voucher CCANA20171209 chloroplast, complete genome genome. Coding sequences within it:
- the rps15 gene encoding ribosomal protein S15, which gives rise to MVKNSFISIILQEQEENKENSGSVEFQVVSFTNKIRRLTSHLELHKKDYLSQRGLRKILGKRQRLLAYLSKKNRARYKELIGQLNIRERKTR